CCTGGCGATGTGATCTCTGTTCCTGTAAATGTCCCTCACTTCTTTACTTTATCAGAAGAAAAACAAGTCGTCGCTGTTCGATTGTTTATAGATCCTGAGGGTTGGGTTGCTCATCCATTTACCGATCCTGCTTTCGAAAAAACCAAAGTATTAGAATAGAGTTTTTTCACTCTGAAAAAGAACTGCCTAATGTTAAGCAGTTCTTTTTTCTATATCTAATTAGATTGTGGCTATCTTTAAATTGATTTCTTCGTCAGTGCATAGCTGATTCCACCTGCTACTAAGCCAAGTATGGCTCCACCAAGAACTTCTTCTGGCTGATGTCCGAGGCGCTCTCGAAGTTGAACAGATCGATAATCACTTTTCTTTGCCTTCGAATCTCCAGCAAGCCTCTCAAGGTCTGCATTCATTTCATTCACTTTAATTGTCAATTCTCCTGTTTGCCTTCTAATTCCTTGTGCATCATACATAACAATAAGTCCGAAAACTGTCGATAGGGCAAAATCAACTGATGATACCCCTCGGTCTAGTGCAACATATGTAGCAAGGGCTGTAACTCCCGCTGAGTGAGAGCTTGGCATTCCACCGGTTTCAAAAAAAGTATCCCATTCCAAGCGTCCGGTATTCATTTTTTTTATTGGAATTTTTAAGGATTGAGCTAATCCAATCGTAAGAAGCGCTGTAAGCATTGGCCGATTCATTTCATTCACCTCATATATAGCGTGCGAAAAGACTTGACACTTTATACAAAAGATATATTATAAATAGTGTACTTTTTTTCGGACAATTCCCCTTTTAAAATCAACATAAACCTCCTTTCACACACTCTTTTCCTTATTCAGAAAAAATCTACTTTTACAACTTTTTTATGGTTGCGTTTACAGCTGTTGTATGAACGCCAAAGATAAGATAGTATTTATAAGCACATTTGTAAAAAGAGATAGGAGTATGTATATGGAAATCATTCAACAGCTTTCTCAAGTTCAAGTATTGAACCAATTTTTATTATTGTTATTATTTATCGTTCCTATGGTTATCATCTCTCGTATGGTAGTTGCAGGATCAAGATTTTCACCTATTTTAATTATCGTGATCTTCGGTTTACTATTAGGGTTCCTAATGGTCGAGGTCAATATTGCGACTCCAGGTTTAGGAGAATTCCCTCTTGTTGATTTTATGGCTCGTACAACGATCATTGCTCTGATTGTTTCATTCTTCGTTGGTGGACAAGAGCTTCGTAAAATCTTAGGAAATAAAGAGATGGATGTAGAAGATATTGTCGTTCCTTCCACTGAAGAAATTGTTCTTGGAACTGGACGTACACAATTTATATTCATTCTTCGTTCATTCTTCTTATTAGTAGGTATTGAAGGATTCACTAGAATGTTTTTACAACCAGGATCCATTGAAGGAATCGCCGGTTATTATCCACTAATCGCTTTTATTGGATTAATTGCTTCGGTCTTATTTGTAGACAATAAAGCTCAAGTTGGCAAAAAGCATACGTATATTCGTAAAGGTTTATTAGAAACAGCTTTAATTATCGCTGTATTATTTATTTCATATGCCATTGCATCAGCTGTTCAACCGATTATTGCCTTGCCACAAATTTTCTTCGCAATGATGATCTCAGCTGCAATTGGAGCCATCTTCTATAGCTGGAGTTTCGGACCAACAGTTCGTGCATTATTATTTGCTGGTATTCCAGTCGTACTTGCTGCAAACTTCATGGTCGGTGGTTCTCGTATTGGAGACGCTTTTGCAATTGAGGGAATGAGTGCGGTACTAACGTATGGTTTCTTTGGACAACTATTCTGGATGTTCGGTGGAATTGCTCTAGTTATGTATATTGCTAAAACAGCGCATACTCGTAACTTAGCACCAGGTATGGCTGGTTCCTTGTCTCACTCAGGGTTAACCGGTGCTTGTACAGCTGGCGACTTCGGAAAAGTAGCAGCTCAACGTGCTCCAATCATGATTAATATTCCGTTCTTTGGTCATATTTTTGTATTCTCTGTCTTAGCCATCAGTGCTGAACAAGGATCACTATGGTTCCTTCCGACAGCGATTATCGTAACAATCGGTGTTGTTTTAACAGCCTTAGCTCTTAAAAATCTTCGCCATGCTAATGGAGAGGATCGTAAAGAAGTGAAAGCTTTGATGCAGTTCTCATTCGGTTGGCAAATTTGTGCGGTATTCGGTGGACTTGCGCTTTTAAGTATGAGTTCTATGGCATTTGATTATAGTGCTATGGCTCAAACATCAGCTATCTCTCACTTTGGATTATTTGCTGCGATTCAAGGAGAAATGTTTGGAACAGAAGCTTCTCTTCTCATTCCATTCATCTTCTCAATGCCATTCTTAGTTCACCCACTTGTGTTCTTTATGTTTGGTAAAGCGATGGAAAACAACGGTGAAATGCCTCGAGTACCTGTATACGTTATGGCGCTTATTGGTCTGATCGGAATTTCCTTTGCAATCATTGCATTATAATAAAAAGGCTGTCTATTGCAGACAGCCTTTTTTCATGAGATGTTTTTGTAAGTTTTTACTAACTGTTGAAGCTTCATCGCAAGACCCATGCTTCCGTCCACCTTGAGCTTACCTGTCATAAATGCCATCGTAGTGTTTAGATCATCCTCAAGTAATTTTATGAATGATTCATCATTCATTTTCAATGTAACATCAGGATCTTCTGTAGCACCTTCAAGTAATTCTACTTGTCCGCCTTCAAATTTCACTTGCATGGTTCCAGATTCAGTCAAATCAAATTGAAAAACACGATCTTTCTCTTCTGAAATATGTTCCGGTGTTTGGTTCATTTTCGTAACAAATGATGTTAATTCTGCTTTCGCGTTCATTTAGGTATCCCCCTTTTTTCTGCTTCATTATCATTATTCGACACTACCTTCTATAATCCTTCATAACATGAGATTTTTTTATGAAAACAGCTAGAAATCTTTGCATAAGCAACCCTTCATTGGTAATAACTAATGCTAGGAGGCGGTTACATGGAACTTATGAGAATTTTACAGTATTTCTGTTCACTTGGAGGAGCGAGTTGTCTCATCTTCACATACATTCAAATGGCTCGTAAAAAAGGCAAAAAGCCGCTTCAAAAATGAAGTGGCTTTTGTTTAATTAAACTACGAAAGGGCATCAGCTAATTTTCTTTTTGTGATGTTCCAATGAGAGGCATTCCATTTCACTTCTTTGTTCTCAAGAAGTACTGCTTGTGGTGATTCATGCTTCAATTGTATCTCTTCGGCAATCGCGTTCGACACCGGGCGAGACTCAATGACTTTTACTAAAGCAAAAGTGTAACTTGTATCTTTGTGGTCTTCAACAAACGCTTCGAACTCACCGAATGCTTCGGCGCTTATTGGACAAGTTGTACTATGTTTGAGCAAGAAAACAGGCTGTTCGGCCGATGAATTGATTAATGCTTGCCAATCTTCAATCGTTGTAATTTCCTTCATGACCATCCTCCTGAGTAGACTATTTTGATTCAGTATAGTACATTAATGCAACGGCACCAGGGCCTGCATGTGTACTGATGATAGGAGAAGTTACTTGGATTGTAATATCCTTAACGTCTGTAACACCTTGAAGAGATTGCTTTAACTTCATTGCTACAGAATCTGCCTCAGCATGAGAAATAGCTATTTTCTTTACGATTTTACCTTTTGTTTCCGTTGTAAATGTGGTCGTTAATTGTTGTATCATCTGCATATGTGTACGAACTTTTGAAACAGGATTTAAAACACCGTCTGTTAAGGACAAAATCGGTTTTATTTTTAAAAGTGAACCTAGGAACGCTTTACTCTTACCTATTCTGCCACCTTTTGCTAAATACTCAAGTGTATCAACCATGATATACAAAGATGTACCCTCACGGATCTCCTCTAAATACTGCACAATCTCATCAACTGTAAGACCTTCTTCAGCTAGTTGTGCTGCTCTTACAACTTGGAAACCAAGTGCTTGCGAAATGAAGCGCGAATTAATCACCGTCACATCTGCCTCACACATATCAGCCGCTGTTTGAGCTGCATTCGTCGTTCCACTCATTCCTTCTGTGATATGAATGGAGATGATTTTCACGTCATCAGCTTCCTTATTCAGACGATCGTATAATTCTTGAAAAGCACCAGCTGATGGTTGTGAGCTCTTAGGTAAGTCCTCGGACGCCTTAAGTTTGTCCATAAATTCTTCCTTCGTAATGTCTACTCCATCAAGATACGTTTTATCGCCAAATGTTAGTGATAACGGGATAATTTCAATTCCGTGTTTTTCAATTACTTCTTTAGGTAAATCACAAGTTGAGTCCGTAACAATTTTTATCGTTGTCATCATGTATAATCTCCTTTGCGTTCACGTTCACTCAAACCTATGTAATCTGTGAATGAGTAATTTCATTTTATGACTTAATCATACCATAAATTCTTAACAAATCGTTAATAACTAGTCAAAATTAACGATTTAATACAAAGCGAATCTCCTGATAGGTAACGTTTTCAGGTAATGCTTCCTTAATTGGTCGCAACTTTTCACTACCAACTTTACCGACGACAGACAGGATCGCTTTTCTCTTCTCTTCATCTACATATGATTGAAGATCTAGATCAATTCCTTCATCTTTTGCTTTAAGTAAATGATTTAAGATGGTTTGTTCACTAAATTCACGTTTAGTTGCAATCTCGTTAACAGAAAATCCTTGTTGAAACAAGGTTATCGAATCTAAATGACTACCTTTAGACTGTTTTTTATTCGGAGCTGTTTCACTCTGTGTTGCTTCGGTTAATTCTACTTTTTTCTGCTCCTCAAATGTCTGTAATACGTTTAAAAATAGTTCACCATATCGTGCGAGCTTTGTCTCTCCCACTCCTTGGACATACGATAACTCCTCCGTTGTCAAAGGGATATATTCGCTCATTTGACGTAACGTTTTATCCGAGAAGACAACATAAGGCGGTACTTCTTCACTCGTTGCGATGCGTTTACGGCATTCGCGCAATGCTTCAAATACTACATCATTCTCTTCTAATGCCTTAGGTTGTTCGATTATTCTTTGTGAAACCTTGACCTCACCTTTTAATACCGCGACAGCCTGTTCTGTCAGCTGTAATGTAGGATACTGCGAACCCGTTGGTTTAACGTATTTTTCTGCGGTTAAGAAATCAATAAAATTTGCTACATCTTTTGCTGTTTTATTGTTCATTAACCCGTAGGTTGGCAAAGAATCGAGCTGCATTTGCTTTACCTTTTGATTGCTTGATCCTACTAATACTTGAGCTACCATTGTCTTGCCAAAACGCTCGCGCATCCGCTTAATGCACGAGAACACCATTTGTGCTTCCCTTGTGCAATCAATTTCTTCCCCTTTGCTATTACATGAACTACACTGACCACAATCTTCACTTATAGTATCTCCAAAATACGCTAAAATGTAGCGCATTAAGCAACTACCTGTGTGGGTGTAGCCCGACATTTGCTGTAATTTTTCGTATTCTTGTTCTTTGCGTTCAAGTCCTAGCTCTGATTGCTCAATTAAGAAGGATTGAAGCCTGACATCTTGCGGGTTGAACAACAATACACATTCGCTCATTTCCCCGTCACGACCTGCACGACCTGCCTCTTGATAATACGCTTCAATGTTACGAGGCATATTGTAATGAAGCACGTATCTCACATTTGATTTATCAATTCCCATACCAAAAGCATTCGTAGCTACCATAACAGGTGACTTGTCGTGTAGAAAATCTTCTTGATGCTTCGTTCGCTCCGCCTCACTCATTCCGCCATGATACATCGCTACGTCTACAGATGCTTGTCTTAACTTTTCATACACTTGCTCTACTTCCTTACGCGTTGTCGCATAGATTATTCCTGATTGATCGACATGATCTTTAATATATTTTTTTACATAACGCCACTTATCCGTTCCTTTTATCACTTGTAACCGTAAATTATCTCGCTTAAAACCTGTCAGTATCATATTGTCGCTCTCAATTTGTAAATGATCAGCAATATCATCTCGAACCGCATTTGTAGCTGTAGCTGTTAGGGCAAGTACCGCTGGTCGTTCGGTCAATTTATTTAACCAATCATTGATACCTAAGTAACTCGGTCTAAAATCATGCCCCCACTGCGATAGACAATGTGCTTCATCGATTGCGACAAATGACAGAGGGAGTTCCTGACATAATCTCATAAAATGTGGCTGATGTAGTCTCTCTGGTGCAATATAGACCAATTTATACTCTCCAGCTAAAATACCACTAATTCGATATTCTTCCTCTGAAGTTGAAAGCGTACTGTTTAGATAAGTCGCCGGGATGTTCAGTTCTAATAATGCATCCACTTGGTCCTTCATTAAAGAAATAAGCGGAGAAATAACCAATGTAACCCCTTCTAAAACTAAGGCTGGGATCTGATAGCAAATCGACTTTCCTCCACCTGTAGGCATAATTCCTAACGTGTCTTTTCCTTCTAACACTTTTTCGATGATACCTTGTTGCCCCTCGCGAAAAGAATGATACCCATAATAACGTTTCAATAAATCGGTTGCCATTTCAAATTTAGTTTGATTCAACATTCACCACTCCTCTACTACAAAGCAATATGATAAAAAGAATAATTTAGGATACGCTATCAATTAATAACACTAAAAAGGAAGGTGTAGACGATATGAACTTTACCTTAAAACAAAAAAACACAATTGGTTTACTTGTCGTTGCATTAATCTATTTAGCACCCCTTCTCATCATGATGATGACTCGTGATACCTTTTTACACTCTGTGGAACGTTTTCCACTCGACTTTTCATTATACTTTGCTATCTTGCTTGGAGCAATTATCGTTAATTACTCCCTCAAATCTATGAAATTTTTAACAATTGTTATGCTTGCTGCTGGTGCAGGACTTGCTGTGTACGCATACTACTACATTTTTTAATCTATTTTAGTCATTTAAAAAGATGTTTTTTTGTTGAATATGCTCTTGGTGGTATCCTATGACTGTCTAGAATGGTATAATTCATAAGATATAATGACATTGGAGGCATCAAGCTACATGATTACAGTAACAAACGTTGGTCTACAATATGGTGACCGTAAATTATTTGATGAAGTGAATATTAAGTTTACACCAGGAAATTGTTATGGATTGATCGGTGCAAACGGAGCTGGTAAATCTACATTTTTGAAAATCTTATCAGGTGAAATCGAGCCACAACAGGGCGATGTTCACATGAAGC
Above is a genomic segment from Bacillus sp. FJAT-45037 containing:
- a CDS encoding divergent PAP2 family protein produces the protein MNRPMLTALLTIGLAQSLKIPIKKMNTGRLEWDTFFETGGMPSSHSAGVTALATYVALDRGVSSVDFALSTVFGLIVMYDAQGIRRQTGELTIKVNEMNADLERLAGDSKAKKSDYRSVQLRERLGHQPEEVLGGAILGLVAGGISYALTKKSI
- the recQ gene encoding DNA helicase RecQ, with amino-acid sequence MNQTKFEMATDLLKRYYGYHSFREGQQGIIEKVLEGKDTLGIMPTGGGKSICYQIPALVLEGVTLVISPLISLMKDQVDALLELNIPATYLNSTLSTSEEEYRISGILAGEYKLVYIAPERLHQPHFMRLCQELPLSFVAIDEAHCLSQWGHDFRPSYLGINDWLNKLTERPAVLALTATATNAVRDDIADHLQIESDNMILTGFKRDNLRLQVIKGTDKWRYVKKYIKDHVDQSGIIYATTRKEVEQVYEKLRQASVDVAMYHGGMSEAERTKHQEDFLHDKSPVMVATNAFGMGIDKSNVRYVLHYNMPRNIEAYYQEAGRAGRDGEMSECVLLFNPQDVRLQSFLIEQSELGLERKEQEYEKLQQMSGYTHTGSCLMRYILAYFGDTISEDCGQCSSCNSKGEEIDCTREAQMVFSCIKRMRERFGKTMVAQVLVGSSNQKVKQMQLDSLPTYGLMNNKTAKDVANFIDFLTAEKYVKPTGSQYPTLQLTEQAVAVLKGEVKVSQRIIEQPKALEENDVVFEALRECRKRIATSEEVPPYVVFSDKTLRQMSEYIPLTTEELSYVQGVGETKLARYGELFLNVLQTFEEQKKVELTEATQSETAPNKKQSKGSHLDSITLFQQGFSVNEIATKREFSEQTILNHLLKAKDEGIDLDLQSYVDEEKRKAILSVVGKVGSEKLRPIKEALPENVTYQEIRFVLNR
- a CDS encoding SCP2 sterol-binding domain-containing protein is translated as MNAKAELTSFVTKMNQTPEHISEEKDRVFQFDLTESGTMQVKFEGGQVELLEGATEDPDVTLKMNDESFIKLLEDDLNTTMAFMTGKLKVDGSMGLAMKLQQLVKTYKNIS
- the ytxJ gene encoding bacillithiol system redox-active protein YtxJ codes for the protein MKEITTIEDWQALINSSAEQPVFLLKHSTTCPISAEAFGEFEAFVEDHKDTSYTFALVKVIESRPVSNAIAEEIQLKHESPQAVLLENKEVKWNASHWNITKRKLADALS
- a CDS encoding DegV family protein, which translates into the protein MTTIKIVTDSTCDLPKEVIEKHGIEIIPLSLTFGDKTYLDGVDITKEEFMDKLKASEDLPKSSQPSAGAFQELYDRLNKEADDVKIISIHITEGMSGTTNAAQTAADMCEADVTVINSRFISQALGFQVVRAAQLAEEGLTVDEIVQYLEEIREGTSLYIMVDTLEYLAKGGRIGKSKAFLGSLLKIKPILSLTDGVLNPVSKVRTHMQMIQQLTTTFTTETKGKIVKKIAISHAEADSVAMKLKQSLQGVTDVKDITIQVTSPIISTHAGPGAVALMYYTESK